One window from the genome of Anaerolineae bacterium encodes:
- a CDS encoding M67 family metallopeptidase: MEIILPRPVEEEALAHLRAAYPNEGGGFLLGHRQDKQVTVLEVIPVANVFAAEEQYHRYAMRPEDWIALEDQAEGRGLTLVGYFHSHPDSPAVPSDYDRMHALPNFVYLIVQVDQGGVRAARVWQLVEDRSRFEELSLIRPGAGDSLLTH; this comes from the coding sequence ATGGAGATTATCCTGCCCCGGCCAGTTGAAGAAGAGGCGCTGGCGCATCTGCGGGCAGCATACCCCAACGAGGGCGGTGGCTTCTTGCTCGGCCACCGGCAGGATAAACAGGTAACCGTTCTGGAGGTTATACCGGTCGCCAATGTCTTCGCCGCTGAGGAACAATATCACCGCTACGCCATGCGGCCTGAGGACTGGATTGCGCTGGAGGATCAGGCGGAGGGGCGCGGCCTGACGCTGGTCGGCTACTTCCATAGTCATCCCGATTCGCCCGCTGTGCCTTCTGACTATGACCGGATGCACGCGCTGCCGAACTTTGTCTATCTGATCGTGCAGGTGGATCAGGGGGGAGTCCGGGCAGCGCGGGTGTGGCAACTGGTTGAGGATCGCAGTCGCTTTGAAGAACTCTCGCTTATCCGCCCTGGGGCGGGCGACTCTTTGCTGACTCACTGA
- a CDS encoding molybdopterin synthase sulfur carrier subunit, translated as MAYIKIPTPLRQYTGNQAEVAIRGATVDEALRDLVARYPALAPHLYEGDDLRSFVNIFLGDEDIRFLQDLATPLTEDARLRIIPAIAGGTSS; from the coding sequence ATGGCTTACATCAAGATTCCAACCCCGCTGCGTCAATATACCGGCAACCAGGCGGAAGTCGCCATTCGTGGGGCGACGGTCGATGAGGCCCTGCGCGATCTGGTCGCCCGTTACCCTGCCCTGGCTCCGCACCTGTATGAGGGCGATGACCTGCGCAGCTTCGTCAACATTTTCCTGGGGGATGAAGATATTCGCTTTCTACAGGATCTGGCCACGCCGCTCACTGAAGATGCCCGCCTGCGGATCATCCCGGCAATCGCCGGGGGAACGTCGTCCT